The following coding sequences lie in one Calothrix sp. NIES-2098 genomic window:
- a CDS encoding SNase-like nuclease, whose protein sequence is MNKTAVLAIAAMLISGLPSVAQTNLPAMTVVSVGDGDTLRARNQQGQAVTIRLACIDAPELKQQPWGQQSAARLKQLLPAGQSIKVRQVDRDKYKRVVAEVYVGDRSINLNMVQEGQAVVYRQYLKGCASTKDQFLKAEATAKQQNLGFWNQTKPVMPWIFRQGKGTTTQPVVSQPQQQQQCDPSYPDFCLSPNSPDLDCKDIPYRRFRVNQPDPHKFDRDKDGIGCER, encoded by the coding sequence ATGAATAAGACTGCCGTCCTTGCAATAGCCGCAATGCTTATCTCTGGGCTTCCATCCGTGGCTCAAACCAACTTACCTGCTATGACCGTAGTTAGTGTTGGAGATGGCGATACATTACGCGCACGGAACCAGCAAGGACAAGCCGTAACTATCCGGTTAGCGTGTATCGATGCTCCCGAACTAAAACAACAACCTTGGGGGCAGCAGTCAGCAGCCCGACTCAAGCAATTACTGCCAGCAGGTCAGTCCATCAAAGTCAGGCAAGTTGACCGAGACAAATACAAGCGAGTTGTGGCTGAGGTTTATGTAGGCGATCGCTCTATTAATCTCAATATGGTTCAGGAAGGGCAGGCAGTAGTTTACAGGCAGTATTTAAAAGGATGTGCCAGCACTAAAGACCAATTTCTCAAGGCTGAAGCTACTGCCAAACAGCAAAACCTAGGCTTCTGGAACCAAACCAAGCCAGTTATGCCTTGGATTTTTAGGCAAGGCAAGGGGACTACTACTCAACCAGTAGTGTCCCAGCCACAGCAACAGCAACAATGCGATCCTTCATATCCTGACTTCTGTCTTTCACCTAATTCGCCGGATTTAGATTGCAAAGATATTCCGTATCGTCGATTCAGAGTCAACCAACCTGATCCACATAAATTTGATAGAGATAAGGACGGCATAGGATGCGAGCGATAA
- a CDS encoding RP ribonucleotide reductase-like protein translates to MVRELERKRQSAKFPETAPAANPVFFRTYSRRNPAGLKETWDEVCDRILVGLVKLGKLSHEEAAILDKMQHQMKALPSGRWLWVGGTDWIAKPKNFSGAYNCTSTNLQDWKAFGLMMDLAMRGCGTGATIEPRYINQLPPIRNLLNINVQGEISATPKEQLREYTEISIKGNQVTIHVGDSRESWVESYQTLLELSTDERFSGELQVFVDISDIRQARETVMLINNQSQPESLRNHQADSKLDKLEGCEQKMRQESPSNIQSHSQSKPLETQRTTVGESLNTKVLKPISKKNSWLWQFRQKCRFWHPIVAVIATIIGILIQLLM, encoded by the coding sequence ATGGTTCGAGAGCTTGAAAGAAAACGCCAGAGTGCAAAGTTTCCGGAAACTGCCCCCGCAGCTAATCCTGTATTTTTCAGGACTTATAGCCGCCGCAATCCGGCTGGTTTGAAAGAAACTTGGGATGAAGTATGCGATCGCATACTTGTTGGCTTAGTCAAACTGGGGAAACTCAGCCATGAAGAAGCAGCCATCTTAGACAAGATGCAGCATCAGATGAAAGCCTTACCCAGTGGGCGCTGGTTATGGGTTGGTGGCACAGATTGGATAGCCAAGCCGAAAAACTTTTCTGGGGCTTACAATTGCACTTCCACCAACCTGCAAGACTGGAAAGCCTTTGGGTTAATGATGGATTTAGCTATGAGGGGTTGTGGTACTGGAGCCACCATTGAACCAAGATATATTAATCAACTACCCCCAATCCGCAATCTCCTGAATATAAATGTACAGGGTGAAATTAGTGCTACTCCCAAAGAACAGCTTCGGGAGTATACGGAAATTTCTATAAAGGGTAATCAAGTTACTATCCACGTTGGCGATAGCCGCGAAAGTTGGGTGGAATCATATCAAACCCTATTAGAACTTTCTACAGATGAGAGATTTAGTGGAGAACTTCAGGTATTTGTTGATATTAGTGATATTCGCCAAGCCAGAGAAACTGTAATGCTAATAAACAACCAGAGTCAGCCTGAGAGCCTGAGAAACCACCAGGCTGACTCTAAGTTAGACAAACTAGAAGGATGTGAACAAAAGATGAGACAGGAATCGCCATCTAATATCCAATCCCATTCACAGAGTAAACCACTGGAGACACAACGAACAACCGTAGGGGAATCACTGAATACAAAAGTTTTAAAACCCATCAGTAAAAAGAATTCTTGGCTTTGGCAGTTCAGGCAGAAATGCCGATTTTGGCACCCAATAGTTGCTGTTATAGCTACAATAATTGGAATTCTGATCCAGTTATTAATGTAA